The genomic window cttctccttctccttctcctttttgGCCAAGAACTCCTTGGTTTGGCCACTCGTGACAATGGCTGCCACGTCCAACACACCGTCATCATCCCCGTTACCATTGGTTTCATCGCCGTTGGctgctgcaggcttggaCGCTGATGAAGCCGCCTGCTGGCCAGCACTAGAACCACTACCACCAGCCTTCAATCCAGCAGTGTTTTGCTGAGGAAGCTCCATCAGGTCTTCAGCGGTGGCGACATAAGGTAGCACCTCGCAGATGGCGctcttcttcagctgctcGGCCATGTCGTAGTTGAATCCCTTTTCCTCCAGCAGCTTGAGCAGGCTGCGGGTGAAAACCTCACCTCCGCTAATCTCGCTGTCGCCCTCGGAAGCTCCAACATCCATGTGGTTCACGACGCGACCATCGTGGATGGCTGTCACGTCCACCTTTTGGTAGCCGATATCCACCACAGTCATGTTGGGCCACTTGAGGCCGTACTGAGTCGCGATGCCGCTATGGATTATGCAGAGAGCAGGCGTCCGCGTGTTCTCAAAGATGTACCGGGCGATGGTCTCGCAGTCGGGGCGCGTCCATTGTGGCGAGGCCATCAGCATGATGGGGGTGTTGTGGTATGTCGTCGTAAGAAGGCCGTGTACATGGTCGAGGAAGGCAAGAAAGGCGCTCATGTTGACGATGCGCCCAGCTACAATAAATCAGTAACCCATTCCACAGCTCGAAACCCAATAAATACCTTCAATTGGGTACACAGcgccctcatcctcgtccatgtCTTCCAcccactcctcctcctcaacaccgTTTACCACGGTCATGCGCTTCGTTCTGTGGTACGGCGCCCACTGGTCACCGTCCTTAAACATCCTCGTAGGCATGCGCCGCGCCGGGGGAGTCAGCTCGCTGCACCCCAGTTGAGCCATGGTAGTGCGACTGCCAGGGCAGATAATGAGCACCTGCTCTTCGCGCCACTTGCCCGCCGTGCTCGACATTGTGCGGTTTCGGTATCGCCTTGCGCTTACGCTTGCGTTGATGCTGTGAGAACGATTTTGCTTGTTCTGGTGTGGTTGTGGAGTCGAGAGaaggttgtcgtcgtcgtcgtcgtcgatctGCCCTTGTGGTGAGTCGcgcctgctcctgctgcGTCGCGATGGAGTCGACGAGGGTTGAGCCTTCCGCGCGCGTAGCCTGTACCGTGGCGTGGGGCTTGTGGCTGGAGCTGGGCCATCTTCTGGTGTGGCTTGTCGCACGTGATCTCCCTTGTTATTCTTGGTGGGCGTCTTTACGCAGTTATGATAggtcatggtgttgagtTCAGCAAGTGATATAGCTCTTGTGGTTGACCAAAATGATTGCGGGATCGATGTCAAGAATTCAAAACGATTGAATTGTGGAAATATTTTTCAAAGTAGAAGAACTGAGTGAATGATAGGCATAAACGTAGGGGAAACCGAACAGAGCTGGCTGCCAGCTGCCCGGCACTGCTCACCACCACTTGACCACCCCTGAGGAACCCCAAATATTCACTCATTGTTTAGTCGAGCAAAGTCGTTCATGAACCAGTGGCAATTTCTCTCCTGGGCCGTATTGTATTCAACGGCATTAATGGTACTCCAGCGTAGTCTGCCCTCTTCCACTAGACACCCAAGCATGAAAGCAACAACCGCAACAACTCTCCCCTGAACAGACAGATCATTCGCTTACAAGCATTCCCTCATCCATATGTTTGGCTTTTGCCTTCTTTCATCCCATGACACATCCCAGTACATGAATAATACCCATTCCTCCCATCACCTGCACCTCGGACCGGTATCAGCTCTGCGCTGCCCGAGGATGCTGCTGTGCTGTGAAATCAATGACAATCACCCTCCGTCCTCCCAAACGCCACCTGGGGGAATGAATAGCCCGCCCAAGGATCCCATCATAACGTACACTTccaccaaaaaaaaaaagtattgaCAAGAAGAATGCGCAAAAGTCTCTCAAAAGCCTCTCGCAAAAACCCGGCAGAGTTCTGTCAAGTTGTTCTTTTACCATGAATAGTTCACGACGTGCGCCATATGCCATCTACCCGTGTAAAATCGTCGTCTCGTCTTTTTCAATTATGCAACCGTGATGGTGTTTGGGGTTGCTTCTTTCGACCCCATCTTGGTCAGTTCTTCATGCTTCTCGTTCACTTCGATGCGCTCAACCTCTCTGGTTGGCTTTCGGGGCGTCTCATCTTCAGTAATGTCGTCAACAACCGAGTACGGCCGGTCCGAGGTGGGAGTCGTGAGTGATGACCCATCGAAGCTCCATCGATCCTCGGTTGCGCCCGTGTAGACGGAGGATGTGTGCTTCTTGGCAACCGTATCCGAGTTGTCGGAATGCTCGATCTGGGGGATGGTGGGGGATGTTCCAATGCTCCTCGACTCAGTCTTGGCTTCGGTTTCGGCTTGAGTGGGCTTGGCTTCAACTGCGGTGGCGGCCTTGGCGTCCACCGTCTTGGATACTTCAGCCTGGGCCTCCTCAGTCTTGGTGATTTCAATCTTGTTGTCCACcgccttgtcctcctcggccgggAAGAATTCCGTCTCCGAATCCGAAGATCTATCGTCTGTCGAGTGCTCCTGGATCTTGGGGGTTTCGGGCTTGAATTCCtcagccttcttctcatcatATCTGAccttctcgaccttgagcTCCATAGGCTTCAGGAAGGGCGAAGGCTGCGCCTTTGCTGGCTGCTCATCATCCGACTTCAGGTCCTGTTCGTTGAAAGCATGTCGCAGAGGGCTTCGGAGGTTCGTGACATCGCCGATCTCACTCTTACTAGATCGAGATGTCCTGGCAGGACTCCTCATAGGCAGTGGAGGAGGAATCCTCTTGGGGATTGTCACCATGTTGCCCTTGGCGTGGATCACTCGGGATGCCACAGCCTGGGTCCTTGCCGGCTGCACGGCTGCCACTTCGAATACCACGGgctcctcttcgtcgtcttcctcctcctcggcgtcaCTTTCCGAGTCGTTCTCGTCATCTGCATTGCGGCTGCTCCTGTCATCCCTGTCACTATCATAATTGCTCGATGCCTTGTCCGTGTCGTCTCTCGGCTCAACCTTGAGAGTGTCGTGCTCCACGGCGGTCGTACTACTGTGGCTGATTGCACTGGCAGGAGTGTGATTTCCACTGAGATGTCTTATGGGCGTCAAGTCGACCTTTGTGTaatcaatctcctcctcttcctccgtcACATCGGGAATTtgtgctcgagaagctctgtCATGACCGTCTTCACTTTGGCCTGGGCTTGGCGTTGTCTCGGGTGTATCCTTCCCAACGTCCGTCTGGGTTCCTGCATCCGTCATCTGACTCTTGACGGTGCGTGACGACATGTAGCTGCCACGGTTACTCCGCGTGACAAATGTGTCTACGCTCTGTCTGTTAAACTTGGAGTAGGCCGGGCTAGTGGGGACGGGGTTGAAGTCGAACTGGCTGCTAGTAGGTCGTAACCGCGATCCGGCCTCTCTGATTTCCAGACCAGCCATCTCGAGGGCCAAAACACCGAAGGGATCGGGATCGTCGGCGCTGGGGATTCCAAATGGAGTGCGAGGAGAGGCTGGTGTCGAAGACTTGGGGCTTGCAATGACGGCGTCTCCTGGGGCGCACTCAATAGCGATCTTGCTAGTGATAGCAGCGTCGTAGTCTGTGCGGCCCTCAGCCATCTTGATGATTTCAAAGAGTGGCCTAGTCTCATCCACGTTCCGCGCGACGTTGCCGGCGAGAATGTCCATTTGTGTTAGAGTGCTGGCATAGAAGCGCTCGTTCTCGTTGCCCCTCTCGGCCAAGATGCAACCGTTCAAGTTCACGGCTTGGGTCTGACCGCGCGACTTCATGTATGTCAAAACGGTATTGCCCAGGTCCTTCCACCTGATGTGCGACTCGTCTGAGTCGAGAGACACCAGAGGACCGCTAGTGAGACCGACATCTTCACCTAGTGTGACACGGGGTTTCGTGATGGACTCGAGAGCGGCGAGATTGTTGACAACGAGGACACAGTCGTAAACATCGACGCCAATAATGAAGCTGAGAGTGGGTGTATGTAGCATGATTCCAGAAGGCGGCGACCAGGTACCGTCCGATTTGCGGGCAATGAGAATGCCGGAGCCGCCGGAGCCTGTCATCCACAGGCCACTTCGCATACAGGTAAAGATTGCAATCCCGGCGGCATTCTGGATGATGCGCCGAGGAATTTTCTTAGTGACTCGCTTTGGGGAGAGTGGTTCGCTAGTTGTCGACCGGGAttcgtcctcttcttcctcaagagGCACAAGATATCCATCAGCTAGCAGATGCATGTTAGCAGAGACGAGGGCGAACGGCGGGTGAGGCTGGCATACTACAGAACGACTTGAGGATGCGGGCAGCCTTCTCGCATTCGCGGTCAAGGGTCGCAGGCCAGAAGGCTTCCCGGTGGACTCGGCCATTTGCATTAGCGGCAGCCGTGTTTATCCTGGTTAATGAATTGGCGTTTGCGACGGATATGGAGGTGCTGGAGCGGTTCGAGGACCAGCCAAAGAGGCCCTGGCGAGAACCCGAGGACCTCTTATCCCAGGACGGGAGGAAGGAGGAAACTCGCTGCATGGCGGGCCGTCTTGCCTCTCCGTCGCCGCCGTCTTGGCCAGGCGGAGGCACGACAGAGAGGATGGGGATCGGGGGTGCGCTACTGGTATTGCTGCCGGTGCCGGTTgtgttgctgctggaggtGGTGCGGAAGTGGACGGTCTTTTTGGAGGCTGgcttggaggatgaggatacAGTGGTGGCAAATGTCGACGTCGATCTCGGAGTCGGGGAAGAAGTCGAGGAAGCAGGTGACGAGACaggtgtggtggtggtgggcgAGCCGTGAGTTGGTGTAGATGCTGTcgtcgaggtggaggagactgAGCAGACAGAATTGGAGTCGGAGAGGGAAGCGAAGGAGACAGCAGGCTTATTCAGGGCCGAGTTGTAAGCTGAAGGGTGCGGCGGCGCCTGGCTGCTGGcgtgttgttggtggtgttggtgggaGCGAAATGCGTGAGGGTGGTAGTGGGCATGGGCGGCGCTGACAGCAGTGGCCTTGGAAGTGGCAGCAGCTGCTGAACCAACCTGGACAGACACGGACACAGACTGGGTCTGGGTCGAGGGGGGTCCCTGGGTCGACGCCGAGGCctgggactgggactgggacGGGAGGAGATGATGCTAGTCGTAGTATAACCTGTCAGCGCGGGTGGGTGACGTGGGCCGTTGAGCCATTGGGGCGCCCTCTAGAGCGGCCCTGGGAAAAGAGCAAGGATGAGAGCGAGCAGGGGCAAGTTATCCGTAGGTAGTTGGAGGAAGAAATGGATTagaaggggaagaggagagggggAATGTGAGACTGGACGATCCGCTGTGGACAAGCCTCCCCCAGGTCAAGATGAGACTTGATCAAAAgctagaataataaaaaaatctgGAGGTTGTTGAACTGAGCTGAGTTGAGTGAAGACAGGCGTGAAGAGCTGGGTTTTGACGGGAATAGTGGGtgagagaaaaagaggcaGGAGGTGAAattgactttttttttcctgtcCTTTCCCTTCTCTGCCCTTTTCTTTCCTCGAGAgctctcgtcatcctctgggggtgctgttgctgcttctgctttgcccggtctggtctggtctgatGACGGCACCGCGCGCACGCACGCACTTGAGTCCAACCTTGGGAAAGTCGGGGATCGTCCAGGTACAGTAcaaaagcaaagcaaaggacaaggagacaaGGACCACCCAGCCTCAGCCAGGGCGTTGAAAGGTACCGCTTTGACGGGGCCCTTCAGTTTTTGGGGGCGTGGTGCGTGTGGGTTTCCAAAGGTAAAATGGGAGGAGGGAGTGAAAAGTGGGCGAGATGCAGCAGAGTGGGCTGAAGGGATAGTATCTGTACCTTGACAAAAGATGAAGCTCCCGTCAGCTGCTCCAGGAGATGGGGAGGGAGAGTGTTTATCAAACTCGCTTAAGCTTCAAGTCATGATGTTTGAAATGATTGACCCATGGGAGAAGGTATTGAGAAGGGGGAATGGGAGATAGAGATAGAAAGATCTTCTTAccgtgctgctgctgttgctgctggtgctgcttgTATTCTTCGCTGACACCCCCCAGCGCCCAAAACTCCAACCTCCTCCACTGCCTTTTCCACCCTTCATCGTGTCCTTGTCTCCGttcttgatgctgctgctgatgctgatgctgctccCACTGCCACTGGCAGCGCTACCTCTCCCTCCAATACTACTAATACTCAACTTCTTTCtcctcgttgtcgtcgtGGCCGTCATGGTCCCCAGCCTGCTCGCGGCTTGCCCGCTTCGATTCGAGATTCCTCCCCCGGCCGCGTTAGCGCAAGCTCGAGCTGATGCGCTCCCGGGCAAGGATGACCAAGCCGGGCGTTCCCACTGCGGTTTGGTTAGCCCGGGTCCGCTAGCTAGGGAAAGCACATGGCCTTTGACCAGTCGTGATGGAGGGCTCGGTCGAGGTGGTGCGGGTGGCCCTGCGCCATGCGTGCAAAGTGTGCGTCCGTGTGTGTGACGATGCGTGCCGAGCCAACGCCGGGCCCTCGACGAGCCCGCTCCGAGTGGTAGATCTTTGTTTGGCCGCGAGGCGAGACGGGATGGGCATTACATCTGGAGGCTGGATGCAGGATGGAGGATGTAACGGGGAGACAGGAAGGGCAATGGGAATCAGAGAGGAGACGACGAGCAAGGGGAGAGGAGCAAAGAAGAACGCAAACGGCTCCCGTACATACATACCTGGTTTGAGCAACGTCGGTTGTGCTCCCAACGGCTAATACCATTGCCCGTCGTGTGCCCTTTTTGCCTTCGTCATTCCCTTCGGACAGCCTATCTATGCTCGAGATAGGCCCGATCGCGATTGATTCTCCAACGAGACAAGCAACAAAGAAAAGATCAGCCGTACAGAGAAGAATTGGTCGAGATCGCAAAGGGAAAGCAGCAGGATCGAACAAAAAGACAACGTGTGAAGGACGTCGAAGGACCAGCCATTGAAGCGCAGGGAGAGAGTGAACAGAAAAGAAGGACGAAGGGTCTGGTTCGCATTCCGTCCTCTCAACACgcccccccctttttttttactattGCTCGCTCTCGAAATAGCTTCCCAGCCGGCAGGATGCGACTTGGGACACTGGAACATGCAAAATGCCATGGCTCGATGAGTGTCTGCTTTGTCGCCTCCCCGACCTTTGCTTGCCTCGTCTTGTCTCTTACAGCCAGCCACAGCGACCCCTGCCCCACGGCGCGACCAATGCTGCGATATTAGGTCGACGAGACCGATCCTGATAGATGGGGAGGCGACCTATTAACTGCTCCATGTGGCCTTGCAACTGCATTCCAGCAGTGTCTGGCATTGCATTCTGCTGCGTGGAACCAAATTGGCCGTCTCCCCGTCTGAGACCCTGCTTGTGTATGCAGCCCGGTCAAGTCACATATCAAAAGGAACCGCGTGCGGTGGACAACATTTCTCCGATGCAAATGGAATCTCGACGAGTGAGCAAGAGAGAATGAGGGGAAAAGACTCTGTGCCGTGGGTGTTCCCGCGCCCCGTTGATCCTTCTATGGCTGCTACGCCTGACTCGAGGAATGCAGTCGTTGGATTCGCAACAGTCTCATCGACTAATAAGCAGCGTCTACGTTGACGGACTAAACTCAAACCATGCAGACGGGATCTCTTAGCACAACCGGTCTGGATGTACAGTACAAGCcaagagggcaaaaagaaaggaagacGGCTGGAAGCTTCTCTTCCCCGTtggagtgtgtgtgtgtgtgtgtgtgtgtgtctaGTCTGGTTTCATGACAGATGCTCGAGTTGAGTCGAGTCAAGGTTGGCGCCTCGTCCGTTGACGCATGGCAAAAGCGGGTCAGCAACTAGCAAGATGCATAGTAACGGTAGCTGAGTAGCAGACGGCACGAATGTCACTCGTGTCAACCCGTGGCTGTCAGTCAAAGTCAAGAGTTGAGAAAACCTTGACAGTGGTATCTGCTGCATGTACATGTAGCTGTAGCAGCGGGAGGCCACACTATTTGCTGCATATGCGCCCTCCCTCGCCTCAAACGTGAACGGCACCGTCCCAATTGCCCCTTGAATGGTATTCTACTCGCTGGCAGAAACCCATTCCGCTTTCATTCCAATCGAAACCTCAAAGGGGGGGGTTCCATGTCTTTCTTTTGTCGGGTTGGACCGCCGGCCGGCCCTATGTATGTACGCCAAGACGTTAAACCaccagaaaaaaaataatacgcGTACATTGAAATCTCGGGTTTTTGAAATTGACCACGCGTCGATTAATTATCAAGAAGCGGATCTCATCTCACATGCAAAAATATCCCGTGTttatcagcatcagcatcagcaacgGGGCAGGGGTTCCTCGTTGTGGCAGTGCCGTAGAGTGGTCCTGGCCAAAGCAAAGAGCGCAATCCCCATCCATTCCCAGATCCGCGGGTCCAGGAAAAAGAAACCGTGGTCAGGTCAGGTCAGGCTTGGGAGGACAGGGCAGGGCTATAGTTGACTACGTATCTTCTGGTTGTCTACTTCCACCTGCGATAAACAAAGCCTCGCCTCCAGCTACTAGGGAGTAAAATACGGAGCATCCATACGGGGCATCCATTCGAAGCACTAGGGAGAGATTCAGAGATCAGATGAAGTCATCCGGGATATCCATCCTATCCCGTTGCTGCAGGGGGTCCTATCCCGGTCAGTGCATGGATGGATACACAATACATGCGCATCTGGGGCTCATTTCGTGCTCACTTCTCCTGCATAACGGTTTATTAGCACCGTCATTAGCCTCATCTCCTGCAGCCAAAGCTTTGTTGTGCAACCCTTCCTCCCATCGCCCCCTCAACCATGAAAACATTCATGTAGGTCGTGAATAGGGTCACCCACGGACCGACCGCCTCCTGTTTCGTCGCCTGTCGTCTTGTTCCCTGTCCGTCCTTGACTTCTGAGCTGTCAATCATGATacgcatccatccatccatccatccatccatccattctttCATGCGGCAGTTGTGCTAGCCACGTGTAACCCGCCTCATCACgatgccctgccctgccgtCTTCCCTTGACATTCACTACCGCCATCATTCCGGCACACGCCTTGAAGAGGAATGCCTTCGAAACAAGGGCTGCAGAGTCCCGGCATAACGTGTCTTGGGCCAGACCAGCTACGCCTTCTCCCAACGGGACTTCGGTCAGCCCAATGCCGGTTCCATTCTCCACCGTGATTGATGTCCTGCACGCACGGCACTTTACGGCAGTCCGCTGCAGGCACTCGAGGCTTTTTTCAAACAACTCACATCACATTGCATCCATTCATCCCGATGTCTGTATTGCATCTCGATCGTCCAACGGCTCAAGAGCTGTCACGTCCGAGCCAGCAAGCCGCTTGTGATATTGGGCGGGCGGGCAGAAGCAAAACTGACTCCCTTCCTTTCCTCCTTCACTTTGCCCGCTGAGATGAGAGGCCTGGGCCTCATTctgccatggatggatgtctcTGTTCTATCCTTTTCGCCACTTGATGTCTCACTCAACTCCATCACCCCTTTACGCGGTATGCTCTCCCCTCAGCTCCGTGTGCCTCGATGTCCGAACATGCGCCTTTTCTTGCCCATGGCTGGCGAAGTATCAGTCTCCAGTTGACGCTATTCCCTAGAGTCACATCTACGGACTATTTGGCCTAGGGCGATGTCTTTCCGTGCTCGATCTCTGGGACATCGTGATCACATCTTCATCGATAGTCTCACTTCGGCTCAGGTGTCCATCCCCCGTGGACTATGAAGTGACTCTCCAGCAGTGTCTTGaatcctccctctccccaGTTCCTCTCGTAGACCGGCCAGTTCCGGTATCAGAGACCCAAAGACACGTGACGTCTGTTCACACGTAGATACTAAGACATCACAAGAGTTAATTGCCTCCGTGAAGAAGTGTGCACCCCTCGCAAAGGACATTGTGCCATTACACAAAAGTTAGACGCAGCAAGATGAAAGCTAACCCGGTTTGATATGTATCAACTCAAAGCATGTTCTCATGTTGACACAAAGTCAAACACATGCACATGATGAGATGAGCCACCTTCACTCCTTGAGCATATCCAAGTAAAGGATTTGTTGATTCCGGTGCATGATTGCAAATCTTGTGAATATACTTTGAAGCTGCGGGTATGTCCATTAGAGTTACTTAGGCACCCATTGTTGAGCATCATGTGTTTCCCGACCTCACATGCTTTCCCCAAACGTGTTGCTTGATCTACCCAGGTTAGAAAGCAGAGATCCCAAAGTTATCATGGGATGTGTTTCCCAATACCAAAGGCAGGGCATGGAAAATCGGTGCTTGTATCCACCCTAGATCATTCGATAACAAATGCCGGGTGTTGATCTTGAAGTGTTTCTGACTCCTCTGAAACACCTAACTTCCAGTATTGGGCTCGCCAAGTTCAGCGATCAGCATTGGAACTACGGCATTTTGGCCATGCTAACAATCGTTTTTTCTCATCTTACCTAACTAATTGTTTCCCAACATTCGAGAACAATCCCATTGTAAGCGCGTTCTCTTTCCTCTAGCCACACCGTCTACTCGAGCTCCCCCATGGATACACGGGAACATCACGAACTGGCAAAGAACACAAGGTCTTGTCATTTCGCATATTATTGGTGCATGTTGATCATTAGTCATGAAAAACGCCTCTTTGGGATCCTCTCACGGCCTCTATGCCTTGTTCCTAGTCCTTTCGTCGGCCCCAAGCGGCTGGCCAGAGAACCCAGAGACACAACGATGTCTCTCCTTGCCACAAACCCCGGATGGGAATGTGCTGGGGGCGATTAGGCCATTAGTTAGACGACTTCAATTACTTGGCCATAGTTATTGTTCCTTAGTATCTGTTCGGACTGGATACTGTAGCCGAGGGAAACGTGTGGGTAATCatgagggagaagaataGCCTAGCGAGATGCCACACGAACAACTATCCTGTTTGGCGACCaccttcctctcttctctctcgtCTTGGTTCATGGGTGCTTCTATCCAAGAGGGTGATAAATCAGTATATCACACGTTCATAGCATCGCTTACCCTTTCATTCACTCATGGTGCTCTTCCTCAAACTAACGAACGATGATACTCCATTGTCTCTACTTTCTCGATAAACACATACTCCTGTCTTTGCTTTCATAATAATACTGTTCTGTCGTTGCCATTTCAGCTGATAGCATGACATTGTCATTACCttcatgatgatgctgtccCGCGTTTTCGCTGCCCGGTGATATAACCACATTGCTTCTCAATCTGATCGAATGCTCACCCTCGCAGTATCCTCGCTTTCCTAACAAAGAATGAAACAAAACCATCCCTTCTTCATATTTCCCCAGCTTAATACCTGTCGGGGGATGGTGTAAGCAGTTCCCGGGTTCGCTTT from Fusarium falciforme chromosome 2, complete sequence includes these protein-coding regions:
- a CDS encoding Ysc84 domain-containing protein, producing the protein MTATTTTRRKKLSISSIGGRGSAASGSGSSISISSSIKNGDKDTMKGGKGSGGGWSFGRWGVSAKNTSSTSSNSSSTHHLLPSQSQSQASASTQGPPSTQTQSVSVSVQVGSAAAATSKATAVSAAHAHYHPHAFRSHQHHQQHASSQAPPHPSAYNSALNKPAVSFASLSDSNSVCSVSSTSTTASTPTHGSPTTTTPVSSPASSTSSPTPRSTSTFATTVSSSSKPASKKTVHFRTTSSSNTTGTGSNTSSAPPIPILSVVPPPGQDGGDGEARRPAMQRVSSFLPSWDKRSSGSRQGLFGWSSNRSSTSISVANANSLTRINTAAANANGRVHREAFWPATLDRECEKAARILKSFCTDGYLVPLEEEEDESRSTTSEPLSPKRVTKKIPRRIIQNAAGIAIFTCMRSGLWMTGSGGSGILIARKSDGTWSPPSGIMLHTPTLSFIIGVDVYDCVLVVNNLAALESITKPRVTLGEDVGLTSGPLVSLDSDESHIRWKDLGNTVLTYMKSRGQTQAVNLNGCILAERGNENERFYASTLTQMDILAGNVARNVDETRPLFEIIKMAEGRTDYDAAITSKIAIECAPGDAVIASPKSSTPASPRTPFGIPSADDPDPFGVLALEMAGLEIREAGSRLRPTSSQFDFNPVPTSPAYSKFNRQSVDTFVTRSNRGSYMSSRTVKSQMTDAGTQTDVGKDTPETTPSPGQSEDGHDRASRAQIPDVTEEEEEIDYTKVDLTPIRHLSGNHTPASAISHSSTTAVEHDTLKVEPRDDTDKASSNYDSDRDDRSSRNADDENDSESDAEEEEDDEEEPVVFEVAAVQPARTQAVASRVIHAKGNMVTIPKRIPPPLPMRSPARTSRSSKSEIGDVTNLRSPLRHAFNEQDLKSDDEQPAKAQPSPFLKPMELKVEKVRYDEKKAEEFKPETPKIQEHSTDDRSSDSETEFFPAEEDKAVDNKIEITKTEEAQAEVSKTVDAKAATAVEAKPTQAETEAKTESRSIGTSPTIPQIEHSDNSDTVAKKHTSSVYTGATEDRWSFDGSSLTTPTSDRPYSVVDDITEDETPRKPTREVERIEVNEKHEELTKMGSKEATPNTITVA